GGCCATTGCATCGAATTCAAACCGATCTTCGACAGAATCTAAATAGCGCTCTTTTCGTTTGTTTTTTCTTCCGGTGTCACGAATAAATTTAAGGCACCTATTATGTACGGCTCTGTTGAAATAGGCAAATATATTCTGGTCTTCTTGAATATTTTGAGGTTTGTCCCAAACAGCAAGAATTACCGTTTGAACGATGTCTTGGGATTGCGGAAGATCCCTTAAAATGCGATATGCCGTGTCAACCAGAAATGAATAGTAGTTGTTATAGATAAATTCATAAGCGTCGTCATGCCCTTCTTTAAGGTACTTGCCAATGTTATCGTTATCTATCTTCACACGCTATATCAATGAAG
The sequence above is a segment of the Flavobacteriales bacterium genome. Coding sequences within it:
- a CDS encoding RNA polymerase sigma-70 factor; translated protein: MKIDNDNIGKYLKEGHDDAYEFIYNNYYSFLVDTAYRILRDLPQSQDIVQTVILAVWDKPQNIQEDQNIFAYFNRAVHNRCLKFIRDTGRKNKRKERYLDSVEDRFEFDAMAENELLTILNKVLGELSEKQRNVFKLNRFEGYTYKEIAEHLEIPQKTVEYNMSVAIKKVYAAMENYLHLLIIGLINILNIL